One Stigmatopora argus isolate UIUO_Sarg chromosome 19, RoL_Sarg_1.0, whole genome shotgun sequence genomic window, taaaatagtttttgagggttggattgattgggaaagctgaaggcgtcgttaggaaattcacggaGCGCCGCTGGAACTACGGAGATATACTACTACGTACTACTAAGTACTTGGTCATGCTAAAAGTGCTGTTATCACTCCATGACTCCGACTTCCTCCAAAAAGAGAGCGAGAAGCCAAAGTtcaccaaaagttgaagcccattTTAATACACCCCTCAAATAAATATTGGAAAAATATCATATGTTACAAGATTCATGTTGAAGCGAGCTTATCTCTGCCCAGTTGCTCGGTGACgcagaagaaaaacaacaacaacaacaacaacaaggggGCGGGGTCATTTGGTCCGCCGCCACAACAAGAAAAAAGACCAAAGGTGGCGCTAGAAGATTTCCTGCTCCTCTTCCACGTTGCCAGCAAaacctgaaaaataaaaataaaaggttaaCGTGTGCTTGAGATCTCAAAAGTATCGGGACTGCCACTCGGTTATTTCTTCACGGTGGGGGCTCCATTTCATTTTGCGCTATTATTGATGGCTCCAAGGTGTCCAATCCACGCGACCcgccaaaaaatgattttaatgacGATTGGACGCATATTATCTATCGTAAAGGAGTCATTGAAAATGCTTCCCGTATTTACAATTCCCGCCCGGGTGGGTGGTATgtgtcaaaaaataaatcaataaaaagtcaACTGACGTTCCACCAGCTGAAGAGCGCTGACgcactcctcctcttcctcctcttcttcctcctcctcctcctcctcgtcttcttcGTTCCTCTCCTCGCCATCCACGCTGCCGGACGTCCGCTCGGGTGGCGCCGCCACGTCCGAGTCGGCCATGACCCGGGGCGGGGGGGTCTTCTCGGCCGGTTCCGAGAAGAGCGGGCCCAACCTGAGAGAAACCGCCGAGCGTTTGAAGCAAAGTTGACGAGTCGGCGGTGGCGTCGTACGCCGATGGCGAAAGTCATGCCCCAAAAGGTGGGTCACTCACCTCTCCTCCATGACGGTAGCGCCGGCGGCCAAGTCCAGCGACTTGTCGCGCCGCCGTCGTTTTCTGGCGGGTCTGGCGCCGGGCCGGGGCGGGGACGGGCGCTTTCGGGGAGCGGCGCGCTCGGCCATCTCGGCGCTCTCGCCGCTCTCGCCGCTCTCGCCGCTCTGGTTCAGGTCTTTGAGGACGTCGTAGTTGATCTTGGAGGAGATCTTCTTCTTGGCCAACATCTTTTTGATGGCCTCGCCCGCCGTGGACGCTTGCACgctctccttcttcttcttcttcctggtGGAATTTTCGGGCTGCCGAAAGAGCGGACGGGCCGTCGGGAaaacgacttttttttttcctcgtcgGACCCGGGTAacgcttttttttcccacggcAGGTGGACGCACCTTCTCTTTGTAGGTCCCcttctccttttctttttcaattcgTTCTTCCTTTtctggggagagaaaaaaaacgtcagTCAGTCGGGGTAGTTGCGTCGCTGCTAGAACGTCTCGAGACAACCTTTCTGCTCTTGCAAGTATTCCCGGTTCTGCTCCATCCACATCTCAGTCTTGACTTGGACCTCCTTGTCGCTCAGGATGTACTAAAAAGGACGGCGAGCGAAGGAGGCAAAGCGGAAAATTCACCTCCTTCTCTTTCTCCTGCGGtttctcctcctccccctccttctCGACAGCGGGCAGGCGGACTCACCTTATCGATCTCCACCTCGTCGATGCCGTCCAGATCCAGGTCGCCGCCCTCCGAATTCTCGTCGGCGTCTGTCGGCGAGAAGGAGCTAAAGGACGCCCACCCGACGGCCACGACCGCGAGTCGCCCGGCTCACCCGACGGGTCGCCGTCCTCGCCGACGATCCGGAAGCTCCGTTGGAGGTCCAAACCGGCGGCGGAGCTTTCCAAGACCACGGCGACGgagggcggcggcgggcggGGAGGCGggccctcctccttctcctcctcctccgactCGCGGGCCTGCGGCTGGGCCCGGCCATCTTCCCGTCGCATCATCTGACGCAGGAAGCTCCGCGCCAGGTGACGGGAGGCGCTCTGGAGCTCGCCATCATGGCCGTCGGGCTCCGGCGCCGTTTCCGCCTCCCGAGGTTCTGCCCGGAAAGCGCGGCGGTCACTCGGGGGAGGAAGCCCCGGCGGCGGAAAAAGCCCACCCGGGAGGCCGGCTTTTCCCGGTTACCCGTTTTGCCCAGGTAGGCGGCGTAGATTCCTCGCAGTTTGGGTCGGCTCTTCTCCAACTCGTTCTCGATCTGGTCTCGGTAGGAGCTGATCTCCCCTAGGgacaagcaacaaaaaaaagagcgtTCCAAAGTCGGCGGGGGAGAGGGACGGGCCTTCAACTTCCACGTGGCGAAAGCGTAGTAATGGAGGCGACTGGAATAGATCCCAGTGGGGATTTGCGTGGCCTACCTACCTTCCACCTCGTTCAGCTTCTTGGTCAACTCTCGCTCCAGCTGCGGAGGAAGAAGCCCAGGTCACCGTGGTCACCGTGGTCACCGTGGTCACCGTGGTGACCGACGGACAAAGTGATGGAGGCGTGCGTACCTGCTGCATCTTGCTTTTGTGCTGAGAGGCGGTGAAAGAGGGCGGGTCGCATTCCTGCTCCAGATCCACCTTCATGAACTCGTCGATGGTCAGCTGGCTGGTGGGCGTGTCCTCAAACTCGGTCAACCTGCCGGACGAAGGGAGCCGTAGGACCGGGCAAGCGTTggcgttgggggggggggcgcggCCTCCGGGCTCCGCCTCACCTCTTCCTCAGCGTGGCCTGGCACACTTTGACCACGCCGATCACGTCCTTCACCGTCCGCCGGAACTTGTGCATGCGGGCCGCCACCAGGAGCGCTGAGAACAATGAAAATGGGGGTGGTCTGGCTGGGATTTACGGCGGCCGGCCCGGACTCGGAGACCAAAGCGTACCGGCGCCGCACAGCCCCGAGGGACGGCGCCCCGTGTGCATCCAGTCCCTCTTCATCCTCTGAACCAGACGAAGGGCCGTCATGCTGACGTCGTGCGTCTTGGCGCCGAACTCCAACATGTGAGCGAAGCGTGGAATCAGCATGCAGGGATCTGAGCACCAAATAAAAAAGTTTAGGCCGCGGCGGTCCGCCACTAACGTTTCAGTATAGATACTAGTCCTCCGTGAGTGCCGGAGGGGCTACAGATATTTTTCTCTCAATTTTGGGGTGGAATGGAGTCCCCGCGTTCTCACCGATAGCCGGAGCGTTGATGCAGAGTTCCCGCGCCAGCAACAGGAAAGTTTTCCCCAGGATGTAAACATTCACCTAAAGGCACATCCAGCGAGTCAAGCCAGGTGGCGCTCTCGCCTCTTGCGCTTCGCTTACCTGCAGCAGGTCGCTCAGATCCAGCAACATATCTGACGCTCGGGGTCAAGTGAACGTGACGGACAATCGGACAGACGGTCCCGCCCcctaacccccccaaaaagggcCCACGACATGGATACGTGGCGTCCCCTCGGTGCGGCACACCAGGTAGAGGCAGGCGGCGATGACGTGTTCCGTCTTGCGTCCGCGCGTCAGGTGCCTGCTGACCACCATCTTGAAAAAGTTGAAGGCCGTGTCCAGGCAGTGCTGGTTGAGCTGCAGCTGGTTGCCCAGGTGATGGATCTGACGTCTCCCTGAGGCACGCCGCCCGTGGACGTGAATGAGCGTCCGctccaaagaaagaaagaaaaaagaaagaacgaAAGAAAGGCCGAAAACTCACCGCTTTGCAGCGTCTGCGCCCGCGACTCTTTGCCCACGCCCGTGTGGAACCCGGTGCCCAGGAGAGGCGTCTTGGCCGGACCTGGGAAAGTCGCCAAGTCAGACGGGCTACTCGTGGGACGGATTCATCACGGTCGCTCGGTGACagttcactttttttatttttcaacaaatcATAAAACCAGAGCaaatcattgactgccattgacagcaatcaaAGTTGGGCCGAACCCCCCCAACGGATAGGCGTCGACGGCGGCCCCGATGGGCGGGACCTGGGACAACGGCCAATGGGCTAGCTGTCCAACGAGAACGCCAATCAGTCCCAGGTGTGAGCGATTCACccgttgccatggcgacctgcCAATAAAAGCAGCTGGGGGCGCTCCCTCACCTGGCACACACCTGGCGGTTGCGTTGGATTCCAAGATGGGGCTGCCTGCTGTCTTCATCGGGTGAGTTTGCCGGCGCGGGTGCAGGAAGCTCTCGGACGGACGTGCCTTCAATCACCCGCTTATGTTTGCAGGCTCTGCTTTCTCGCCTTCGTCAGCTGGACTCGAGCAACGGCGGAAGGTGAAGCGCTTTTTCCATTTGTCCTATCTGTCCTCCACCGTCGCCGCCGCCATTGCTAACTCGGAGACTTTCCTCAGTGGAGTGGGCCTGCCGGGATCGATACCTGTGGATTCACGTGCCGTCCAAAGAGACGGTCCGGTTCGAGGCCGTAGGTCAGTTGACGGGTGGGACGGGTCGTGGCGGCCTCCAAACTGACCcggcttccccccccccccgggccCAGATTCTGACGGCACGCACGGCATCAGCGCCGAGGTGGCCTCGCGCTGCGGCTACACCCTAACCCTCAGTGCCTTCGAGGAGGAGGGCTTCACCACCTTCAGGGCTTCTTACTACTCCTGCTTCACCCGCATCCAGGTATCGCTTCCCGCTCCACCTCCGGATCGGTGCCCCCCGCGTCACGCTAGCCATTTTGTCTTGGTAGGACGACCGGCTTTTCAGCTTTCAATTCAACGTTTTGGTGAGCGACGGCGGCTCCGAGTGGACGCGCCAGACGGTGTCCGCCGAGTGTTCCCCTCTCGACTGGATTAGCCGAGAAATCACGTGCGAGCGGGAGTACATGGAGGTAAGGCGGCGGTGCGCTGGTCGCGTGTCGGAGATTGGGCTCACGAGCGCGACGTGGTCAAGGTGAACGTCGGGCGGGAGGCTCGGTGCGACACTCGACCGCGAGCGGCCGGAACGGCGGGACGGGCGGCCCTGACAGAGGTAAACCCCGCCCCACCCGACCAGACCCCAAGGGGAAGTTTCCACTTGAGGCGCCACTTGAGCCCATGCGCTTCAGGCTCTGGAGACGGCGAGCCGGGCCGCTCGACTGATGTTCCGGGAGCGCGACGGAAGCCTGACCCCGCTGTCCGTCACGGAGGCCGAGAGCAGAGGCTACGGTCTGACACTGACCGCCGAGAGGGCAGTGCTCCGAGCGCCCTACGAAGCCGCCCAAGCGCAAGTGATCCACGTGAGCGCATCCGTCCGGCCGTCGGGGCGGAGTCTCGCCAGTCCAGTGAAATTCCTCGCTGCCAATCCTCAGGTGGACGACGTGCCCGTAGTGGTTCTCGGCGCCTTTCTCTTCTACAAGCGCCAACTGTCGTTGGTGATGATGGACTTGTCCGTGGCCTGCCCCATCAGTACGTGGTGGTCCCGTTCGCCGGGTGGGCGGCTTGGCTCTAGCGGCTAAAGAGTTGCGCCGGTCGCCTGTCAGGTTCGGGTTCCTACGACGGCGCCCGCTTGATCTGGAAAGTCCCCCGAGTGCTGAGGCCTCTCCTCGAGGAGGAAGCCGTCTTGAAAAACATGCGGCATCGTCTGGAGGTGGCGGGACAGATGCTGGATGAAGAGGACGCCGCCGCCAGAGGTTTCGAGCTGATCCGGGGAGAACACCTGGTCCAAATCTCGGTTCCCTTTGGGGCGGAGGGAGGCCACCGAAGGGTAATATCCCGGCGATTGGCCTCTCGGGCCGGGGACCGGTCTCTTGACGACATGTTGTGCTCTCTTTCCAGAGTTGGGTGGCGAACAACAGGTACAAGGAGATGGTTGCCATTTCTGTGCTCTACGAGCAGCGCTTCCGGGCCGAGTACGAAGACGGTGGCGGCGTGGAGACAAGGGTCGGGATGGTCAGGGTGCTCCAAACGCCACCGCTGTGCCACGAACCCTTCAGCCTCGACCGTACGTGTCCCGTCCAGACACGAAAAATGGCTCTTTGCCATCAAGCTACTGGACTGAATGGGCTGTGACATCATGATCGCTTTGTGGTTTCCTGTAGAAACCAACCCTGACGATGAGGTGTTCAGCATCTACCTGGGAAATGTTCCCGGTGATGTCATTTTGGAGGAAGTGGCCATTAATAAGCAGCAGCTGCTGACGGAAGCCACAGGCTTGGCGCCGACTCCCGTCGTTCACCTCAACGGCAGCCGCGCTTACAAAGTCCGACTACCCTTCTCGGACCCCGTCGTCCGTAGGAAGGTGGGAGTTGTAAGGTCTTTCGGGTCGGATGACGCGATGGGCTGAAAAGACGTTTCTAAATGTCTTCCGATAGTACATGGGGGAAGGCATGGTGCAGTACTCCATTGACGTCAACTTCACGTTGACCATCGTACCTCAGGAGGACTCCTACTATCACCAGACCTCGATCACGGCTCAAGTCTTCAGTGCGTGTCAGATCGGGTCGACATCATTGAGATGCATGAAAATGcaagtttttctgtttttttttgtcttcctacGCGATATACACGTCTTCTAAAGTTCCACCAAAGATGACGGCTCAGTGTTTGGACCGAGGGATCCTCTTCAATGTGGTCATGTCCCCTGGCACTCAGTCACTGTGGGAGGTGGGCGTTGACCACCAGCCGCTGACGCCGCAACTGGCCGATCAAAGAGGCTACAAACTCCTCAACGACAGTCAAAATGTCGTCTTGGAAGTGCCCGTGTTTTCTGTAGGATACACTTATGAAGTAAGTGGTGGCCAAGAGCAGCTTTTGCTACTTCAACGGTGGCTTTTGGAAATTTGGACTggctttctctttcttttttttcaggacaTCAACTTATCCGACTTCTACGGGACATTTAAGCTGCTTCTGCGTGACGCCAGAACTTTGGAGGTTCAGATTTCCACGACTAAACGCTGCCTCTTCAAAACAGAAGACATGATAGGTCAGTGGCACAAtcaagcacttttttttttttttttttttttttttttccggaccGAGTGACTGTCCGGTTCCGTTGGCCTCAGTCTGTTCCGCGGACGGCGTGGTGACGGTGGTGACCAAGCCCATGTGGACATGGCCCAAAGTGCGGCCCGAGAGAACCAGCCTCCTGGACCCCACCTGTAGACCCAAAGAGACGGATGCCACTCGGGTCCTTTTCCAGTTCAAGTTGGACTCCTGCGGGACCAGGGCCACGGTATGGCTTCCGCCCGACGTGGAGACCGGCGTACTCGGCTAGCCGCGTGGAGTCAGCCGCGGTTGGTCTCGTTGCGCAGGTCGGCGACTACGTGGCTTACGAGAACGAGATCCGTCATGACCGACAGCTCGTTGCGGACGGACCCAACTTCATTTCCCGAGACTCCCAGTTTAAGTAATGGACCACAATGTGTGGTGGcaccatttttattatttttgggggggatcggAGAAGCCGACCAATCTTTGTCTTCCCAGGTTAACCGTCAGGTGCTTTTATCCGCTAAGCGGAACGACCGGCGAGGCGGCGGATCCGGTGTCCAGATCTGAAACTCCTGGAGTCGGTTCAATTGAAGTCTTTGGAAGCCTGACGGGTGGGTCTTtgctttgtggtttttttttcggggggtTGGAGGGTCTGACTAAAAATGGGATTTCCCGCAGATCCAAAGAATCTGAAGCCCATGCAAGACTGTTTAGAGAAGGTGTCCCAAAATGAAAGGGAGCGAGCCAGCGAGAAGATCGCTCCCGGCCACGTCACCGAGGCGCCGGGGACCCCGCGGCACCCGGACCTCAAATCCCCAAATATTACGAGCGCGCCGCGTCTGTCCGCTACGACCGCCGCTCCAAGCCAACTGGGGGATGGATTTCCCTGGAAATACGACTCCTCTACGGCATGGCAGAAGAGGCGGGGCGGGAGTGCCACCAACCGTTTGCGCGACGACTCGACGTCGAGGTCTGGGGTCGAGCGCACTCCCGCACGGAACTGGTCTCCTCTGAGCCAAAGTGCTCTGCTCAAGCCCCCTCAACCTCAGTGGCCTTTCGAGAGAGAGCGAGCCGGCACCCCTCCAATTTCTTTTGCCGAACGGATCCCGGCGGCGCAAAACCGGCCGTCTGCCGCACGGCACGTGGTGGAAAACATCCGAGTGAAACCGCAGAGAAGAGTTCATTCGGACCTACGAGGAGAGCGCCCGCATTTTGCCGAGACCCAAATGAGCGGAGGGAAAACCCATTCCACGACGAGCCGTGACTTCCACGTGGCAGGTATGACATCTCAAGCTAGCAACACTTTTCCAAACGGGGTGGTTTGGCCGCCAATCATATCGTGGCTGGGGGAGAAATTGTATTTTGCGCTGGTCCTTTTCGACAACTATTTAGGTTTATGTCAACTTCTTGTGGAAACGTCTTCCTCTTGCCAGCAGGACACGGTGTGAATGGAGGCAAACCATCAATAATGGGCGACTTGGGCTCTTCTCCCGACCTCGCGGCTACTGGCTACGCCTCCGAGAAGGAGTTTCCCGAAGAGGACGCGGGATCGTTTGGTTCCCAATGGGGTTCTGGCCAAATTGGCGCCGACCGGCTCAGATCCCAATGTCGCCTACTGTCCGGCAGCAGTATTCACCGTGGAATCATCAGAGCGATGGAAGGATTTCAACATGTGGGGAGCACGTAATTGTCTTGGCGTGTGACCAGAACCTTGACTAGCAATGCTTGAAACTCATTGTCTTGTTGTccagttgaaataaaaaaacaaattctacTTCATTTGATGTGTGAAatgcaagttattttttttgcacgtgtatcattaactcatttactgccatttgGACTAATGGCTTAATTGCAAAATTTGACATTAAATTATTTCCACTTGGCATTTGGACGTGGGTGAGacatttgggggggaaaaggggCCATGATGTCCACTCACCATCAGTGGACACAAATTGTCCCACGGCGGAAGACACTCCTCCGCTTCCCTCCACAAACTGGACCTCTGAGACGATGATGTTGTCCTCCAGGACGGACCCGCAGCCCGTGCACACGGCGCTGCCCCGAGCTTGGTCCACATCGATGTCGGCTCCCCCGCAGGTCTTGCACAGCCTGGAGCTCATGGCGCCGAGGTCACGGCGGTGGCAGGGCCTGTAAAGTTAATAGCCGTTGAAATGGGCACTCGCTGGCCGGTTGACGGCGCTgaacgtcaaatccatttagactggacAAAGGTGAAGCCCATCtgcccagttaaaatgaattggacatgacCATGATTTAAATAGTCAGCTTTGCAGTGCTATTGGAAcccataagtgtttttttttattcagtttaATTAGTTCATTAAAACGACTTTTTTATAAAATTCCCTTGGAAGTGAGACGATACTGTTCCAAGGATGTTGCTGAACGTGGAATTAAGAACATTTGAGGGAAATGGCTATAAAAAATGCTGAACGTACACTTGTGCAGAAAAATAATAGTGATGCTTCGCGTAATAGAGTTCACTTTATGAGAACGTTATGACAAACCAAAACGACTAAGAGTCCCATGTAAAAGGcccataaaaaaaacagcttcatCGTGGATTCGAACCGTCGTATTCTGTCTCAGCAACGCAAGCCCTTCCAGGCTGAGCTAAAGCGCCTTTTAGGTGCAGCAATATCGTCGTAATAACATGGCACAACTAAGCTATAGTGCCCACGGCCACGCGCACCGAATGTTTACGACAATTTCAAGAAGTGTTTGTTTATAACATGCCACTCTTATAAAACTCAAACAAAGGAAAAGCAACTCACAAatgcaaaacaataacaagagTGGAGTTTGTCGAGGAGAACGTTCAGCAAGCTTCTCGCGTGCTCCACGTCATCTTTCCAGGCAACAAAATACTATCTTCTTCAAGAGGCCATTATTTTCCGACTGGATATTTATTGACTTTTGATAAGAGGAAGCCGATAAATGTTTCGTTGTTTTGGCCTTGCTGAGTCGGCTTTTGATGACGTCATATGTTCCCGTTCGAAACGGAAACACCAACACGCCGTCGCTTCGCCGCTTTGCAGTTGACCCAGCTTTTCGTCAAGCGATGAAACGATTAGAAACATACACTCTTTGGCACACAAAGTGTCACCAAGACACGTCTCTGCGACACATCACGTAGACCCAAATGGAACGGTCCAGCCGGCGCACAATGATGACGACGACGTGGGCGCGCGGGAAAGCCGACAAACTGTGGGACAAATTTATGTTAAACAACTTGTGAAGTTGGACAAGATGTACTCGTTGCGGCAGCTGGACCTTCATCCGAGGATCATCGGCGCCCTCAACAAAGGTAATCACATGAAAACACGTTATGGATCCAATAGCAATCGCAGCAAGAAGGAAAAGCAAAGCTAGCTAAAACAAGTATCTATCGGAACGACAACAATCAAAACCTCAAGAATTGCcgtaaaaaatcatttattaagttgcatttttcaaagtatgttaaataaaatgacatttgttatggattttttttaaactaaatattcttaacgtcatttttttgtttacttgcATGACACCATATTGACAAAGACGCCCGCCCCCTGGTGGTAATGGGCCATGACTGCCGGGCCCTCCCAATTCAATGCCAATGAATTAataagaaaatgtaaaaaaaaaggatgttattatttttattgtatttccgCAGCCGGCGTCCGTTCGGTGCGAGACGTCTTGCACGTGTCCGCTCCGGACCTGCAGAGGCTGACCTCCTTGTCGGCCGGCGACGTGTGCCACCTCCTGACGGCCGCCGCCCTGCACTGCCGGCCCCGCCGCCCGCTGCCAGGTGACTCCTTGCTTTATCCACCACTGTTGCCTTCATTGGTGTGACCATCTCGCTTCCAATGGATCGGAAGACTAGCGCCATCGGTGGCGGTgagtgagttaaaaaaaaaaaccatttgtccttcctctggccaagatgcacACTCCCAGTAGAtgcccaatccgtttgaagcgggagggtggCGGCGAATGAACCTTTTCCCGAGTTGTCGGCGCCGCCCCGGTTCCGACGCTAAACCGACCGTGTCCTTGCGCGCAGTTCTGAGGGCGGAGGAGACGGGCGCCACCCTCAGCCTGGGCTGCCCCCTGCTGGACGGACTGCTACGGGGCGGCCTTCCCGTGGGCGGCGTGACCGAGTTGTCCGGAGAGAGCGGCGCCGGGAAGACCCAGCTGGCTTTGCAGCTCTGCCTGTCGGCGCAGTACCCGGCCCGCCACGGCGGTCTGGACTCGGGTGGGTCGGGGCGGACGCGGGCCGACGTCCGGCGGGATCGCCGCCGCCGTCTAACGTCCGGCGGCCCGGATACCCCGCAGGTGCCGTCTTCGTGTGCACGGAGGACGCCTTCCCCGGCAAACGCCTGCGGCAGCTGATCACCGAACAGCCGCGGCTGCGTCCCGACGTTCCCGCCGGCGTGACGGCCGGCCGGCGCTTCGGCGACCACGTCTACGTGGAGCACGCCCCCGATTTGGTGAGATCCCCGCAAGGCCGGGCCGGCCGAACCTTCTTCATCTAAACGGCGGCGGTCCCCAGGCGTCGCTCCGGCTCTGCCTGAGGCGTCGCGTGGCGCTCCTGCTGGCTCGCCGGCTGGTCCGCTTCGTGGCGGTGGACTCGGTGGCGGCGCTCTTCCGCGCCGAGTTGGACCCGTCCCAGTGGGCGGAGAGAAGCCGGGAGCTGCTGGCGCTCTCGGGCGTCCTGCGCCATCTCTGCCAGCACTATAATCCCGCCGTGCTGTGCATCAACCAGGTGGCGCCCGAGACCGTCTTTTTTCTCTCGTTTGGACATCAATGACGATGaaaatgaagggaaaatgtCCACATTCCCCCTTTGGCAGGTGAGCGACATCTTCGGCGACGACCAAGAACACACGGGGTAAAGTCACTCGACGACGGGACGTGCACGAAAAGACAAAGACACTTTTTGCTTGTCTTCTTaactccgtctctctctctatctcttcaGTCCTTCTGGCTCCAACGTACGCCCGGCGCTGGGCTTGGCGTGGGCCAACCAGGTGACGGTGCGACTGACCATGCGACGGCTGGGGCGGACGGTGAGCCGGGACGGCCGGGACAGCGTCCTGCGCCGGCTGGAGGTGGTCTTTGCGCCTCACCTGCCCCGAGCGGGACGCCACGCCGCCGTCTGGAAGGAGGGCGTCCGGGGACTGGAGGACGACCCGGACCGACCCGACGTTGACCTTtagattggaaaaacaaaaagaactcCCAGATTGCCCATTTGCATGAAATCCTTCacggcaataggcgtccaatctggACTGGGAAGGAATgttttgaagttttattttttagcaaaTACGTTCAGAGAACAGTTTCTTCCAGGATTAAAATgtgtaaacatttttatttccaaaCATATATTAAATCCATTTTCCAAATGAGTCAATTTCCTCCTGTTTTGAAAAAGTAGACGAGACTATTGATTGACACATTTCCCGCTTTTCCTTTGAAAAGCAAACGGATACACGCTGTCCTATCGTCGTCCACGGGTGATTGGACTCAGTTCTGGCAAGCATGTCTTATTTTGAAGAGCCCAGGCGACGATTTCCGGAGGAGTCGGGGGCTGGCTTGATCAGGGTACGCAGTTGTTTGTATCGAGCGAGGGGGCAAAAGCTGCTGGAACATTGACGACCATCACGACGCCGAAGAGACGCCTCGCAGGTGAGTCTGTGTCGCCTTGTGTTTTTTGTCTTCCGCTAGCCGCAGGAAAAGATGACTCCGCTCGAGCGATGCTTCATCGGAGCGTTTGGCTAACGGGGCGGGCGGGATAGGACAGAACAGGGCAGGGCAAGGCAGGACAGGGTATGGCGTCATCGCTCATGACCACGTCGAGATGGATACGCCGTGACGTCACGCGGCCGAACGCCTCGAATCTTATTTGTCCAACGTGAACATTTCCTCCAAGTCACAATTGGTCACTTAAAACCATTGGCTCAATACGATGCCCTGACGAGATGCCCGCCAACGTCACTTGGTTTGGACGAGACGTCTGGCGCCGTCGATGGCGCCCAAAGGTGAGCCTCATTCACAAATGTTCTCTTGCAGTCGGGGTTCGCTGTCCGCCAAGATGTCCGCCATCCCATTGGCCGTTTTGCTGGTCCTGAGCCTGGCCGCGCCACCCGTCCGGGGTGCCGACGGGGAGGCCGCGGCGGCCGGGAACTGGGACTTTTCCACGCGGCTGTATCGGGCGCTGGCCGGCCGCACCGACGGCAACGTGGCGGTGGCCGCCGACGCCGTGTCGCGGGGGCTGGCGGCCCTGCTCGCCGGCGCCGCCGGTGCCACGCGGGAGCAGCTGCGGGAGGCCCTGGGTCCGCCCGACTCCGAGCCTCCCAACTTGCCGGGTGGGTCTCGCCCGGCCAGTACCGGCCAAACGCGGCGTCTCCTCCGACGACACGGTGACCCGGCCCCGCCCCGCCCGACTCA contains:
- the xrcc3 gene encoding DNA repair protein XRCC3 isoform X1 yields the protein MYSLRQLDLHPRIIGALNKAGVRSVRDVLHVSAPDLQRLTSLSAGDVCHLLTAAALHCRPRRPLPVLRAEETGATLSLGCPLLDGLLRGGLPVGGVTELSGESGAGKTQLALQLCLSAQYPARHGGLDSGAVFVCTEDAFPGKRLRQLITEQPRLRPDVPAGVTAGRRFGDHVYVEHAPDLASLRLCLRRRVALLLARRLVRFVAVDSVAALFRAELDPSQWAERSRELLALSGVLRHLCQHYNPAVLCINQVSDIFGDDQEHTGPSGSNVRPALGLAWANQVTVRLTMRRLGRTVSRDGRDSVLRRLEVVFAPHLPRAGRHAAVWKEGVRGLEDDPDRPDVDL
- the xrcc3 gene encoding DNA repair protein XRCC3 isoform X2, whose translation is MDRKTSAIGGVLRAEETGATLSLGCPLLDGLLRGGLPVGGVTELSGESGAGKTQLALQLCLSAQYPARHGGLDSGAVFVCTEDAFPGKRLRQLITEQPRLRPDVPAGVTAGRRFGDHVYVEHAPDLASLRLCLRRRVALLLARRLVRFVAVDSVAALFRAELDPSQWAERSRELLALSGVLRHLCQHYNPAVLCINQVSDIFGDDQEHTGPSGSNVRPALGLAWANQVTVRLTMRRLGRTVSRDGRDSVLRRLEVVFAPHLPRAGRHAAVWKEGVRGLEDDPDRPDVDL